In Calothrix sp. PCC 7507, one DNA window encodes the following:
- a CDS encoding DUF4079 domain-containing protein yields MNLPSFLWLWKIAAWSMGLALLAYLMLAMTGLWLFRARTSQPLPSIPLFTRGNQGMRSLHFTIGISMVSLVLLLLAIGIIGTLGHFGSLGQSSHLVSGLIVVVLVLLSAFSSTQISVRKPWARTLHVGVNILLFVGFAWVSLTGWIVVQKYLP; encoded by the coding sequence ATGAATTTGCCTTCTTTTCTGTGGTTATGGAAAATAGCGGCTTGGTCGATGGGGTTAGCCCTGCTGGCATATTTGATGTTGGCAATGACTGGCTTGTGGCTGTTTCGAGCGAGAACTTCGCAGCCTCTCCCTAGTATCCCGCTGTTTACTAGGGGAAATCAGGGGATGCGATCGCTCCATTTTACAATTGGCATTAGCATGGTTAGTCTAGTCTTGCTATTGCTGGCAATTGGGATTATTGGCACCTTGGGTCATTTTGGTTCCCTCGGACAATCATCACATTTGGTTTCAGGATTGATCGTAGTAGTATTAGTTTTGCTATCTGCTTTCAGTTCCACACAAATTAGTGTCAGAAAACCTTGGGCTAGAACTTTACATGTTGGTGTAAATATCCTGCTATTTGTGGGCTTTGCTTGGGTTTCCTTGACTGGTTGGATTGTGGTACAAAAATATTTGCCTTAA
- a CDS encoding DUF1830 domain-containing protein, translating into MAQILDPLPPEQSGTVLCCYVNATSKIQVARISNIRNWYFERVVFPGQRLVFEAPQAGQMEIHTGMMASAILSDKIPCDRLVIKEPSTYELNTDSDSEVTIDSLNKKPIVPPINTRTGDTTKPLTVAGLASVD; encoded by the coding sequence ATGGCTCAAATATTAGATCCTCTACCACCTGAGCAATCGGGGACTGTTCTCTGCTGCTACGTTAATGCCACGAGCAAAATCCAGGTGGCTCGCATCTCCAATATTCGCAATTGGTACTTTGAAAGGGTTGTTTTTCCTGGACAACGCCTCGTGTTTGAAGCTCCGCAAGCAGGTCAAATGGAGATTCATACGGGGATGATGGCAAGTGCAATTTTATCGGATAAAATTCCGTGCGATCGCCTTGTGATTAAAGAACCAAGTACTTATGAGTTAAATACAGACTCAGACTCAGAAGTAACAATAGACTCTCTCAATAAAAAACCAATAGTACCACCAATTAATACAAGAACTGGAGATACAACAAAACCATTAACAGTAGCTGGTTTAGCGTCCGTTGATTAA